In one Deinococcus planocerae genomic region, the following are encoded:
- a CDS encoding GntR family transcriptional regulator — MPVPNTPRLPRTLAREEVYARLRDWIVGGVLPPGEVLRDHDIAAQLGVSRTPVREALRRLEDEGLVETALNRWTRVAPLDLGRAAELYGLVEVLEVLALEQAAPRLTGNFLERLEQANADLARALGERDAARALSADDAFHAVWVEAAGNRTLAEVLGPLKVKLRRVELAYFGHEVRGERSLGEHTAMVDALRAGRWDRAAALLRQNWRGSLERLVAQQGAGADP, encoded by the coding sequence ATGCCCGTGCCGAATACCCCCCGACTGCCGCGGACCCTGGCCCGTGAGGAGGTGTATGCCCGCCTGCGGGACTGGATCGTGGGGGGGGTGCTGCCTCCCGGGGAGGTGCTGCGCGATCACGACATCGCCGCCCAGTTGGGGGTGAGCCGCACGCCGGTGCGCGAGGCCCTGCGGCGGCTGGAGGACGAGGGCCTCGTGGAGACGGCCCTCAACCGCTGGACGCGCGTCGCGCCGCTCGACCTGGGGCGGGCCGCCGAACTCTACGGGCTGGTCGAGGTTCTGGAGGTGCTCGCGCTCGAGCAGGCCGCGCCGCGCCTCACGGGAAATTTTTTGGAGCGCCTGGAGCAGGCCAACGCCGACCTCGCGCGGGCGCTGGGGGAACGTGACGCCGCCCGCGCCCTCTCGGCGGACGACGCCTTTCATGCGGTGTGGGTCGAGGCGGCGGGCAACCGGACGCTCGCCGAGGTCCTGGGGCCGCTCAAGGTCAAGCTGCGGCGGGTGGAGCTCGCCTACTTCGGGCACGAGGTGCGGGGAGAGCGCTCCCTGGGCGAGCACACGGCGATGGTGGACGCCCTGCGCGCCGGGCGGTGGGACCGGGCCGCCGCGCTCCTGAGGCAGAACTGGCG
- a CDS encoding beta-galactosidase, producing the protein MFDLRKFGGLIYGADYNPEQWPREVWREDVRLMREAGVNLVSLGIFSWAQLEPRAGEYDFAWLDEVMDLLHAHGVNVNLATATASPPPWLSTRYPDSRPVTADGVRLEVGARQLYCPSHRPFRDHAARLVREIARRYGTHPALRLWHVNNEYGCHIDQCFCGLCAEAFREWLRARYGTLEALNSAWGTAFWSQRYGEWAEVQPPRRAPTFANPTQQLDWRRFSSDNLLDLYRSEVAVLREVTPDVPVTTNFLGFLPGVDAFRWAREEDVVSLDAYPDPGGPHPHLDAGMSFDLMRSLRGGQRWILMEQATGAVNWRERNVLKRPGLTRLLNHEALARGADGIMFFQWRASKAGAEKFHSGLVQHVGPERSRVWREVRDFGAELRGLAELGGARVPARVAVMFDWNNWWALELDSKPAALKLLPLVRKWYAALRQLGQNVDFVHPDADLGGYDVLVLPNQYLLAAGAAQSLRAYVRGGGTVVVGFFSGIVDEHEHVGLGGYPALLRDVLGLWVEEWAVLGHGETNGVCFAGTGERHDVENWCEVIHPQGAEVLATFERDFYRGGPAVTRHAFGAGRAYYVGTDLPGEGVRDVLRRALTAAGVPTTLVPSTLSVSVSAVEGGHLLHLLNVHPTQATVLGVPAGAVDALSGEDVGGAVTLEPYGVRLLRYAGEVDLPAVEVVEVSATPPGPGDPLR; encoded by the coding sequence ATGTTCGATCTTCGGAAGTTCGGGGGGCTGATCTACGGGGCGGACTACAACCCGGAGCAGTGGCCGCGCGAGGTGTGGCGCGAGGACGTTCGCCTGATGCGCGAGGCGGGCGTGAACCTCGTGTCGCTGGGCATCTTCTCCTGGGCGCAGCTCGAACCCCGCGCCGGGGAGTACGACTTCGCGTGGTTGGACGAGGTGATGGACCTGCTCCACGCCCACGGCGTGAACGTGAACCTGGCGACCGCGACCGCCTCCCCGCCGCCCTGGCTGTCCACGCGCTACCCCGACTCCAGGCCGGTCACGGCGGACGGCGTGCGCCTGGAGGTCGGCGCGAGGCAACTGTACTGCCCCAGCCACCGGCCCTTTCGCGACCACGCCGCGCGGCTGGTGCGCGAGATCGCCCGGCGCTACGGAACGCACCCGGCCCTGCGGCTGTGGCACGTGAACAACGAGTACGGCTGCCACATCGACCAGTGCTTTTGCGGGTTGTGCGCCGAAGCGTTCCGGGAGTGGCTGCGCGCGCGGTACGGCACGCTGGAGGCCCTCAACAGTGCCTGGGGCACGGCTTTCTGGAGCCAGCGCTACGGCGAGTGGGCGGAGGTCCAGCCGCCCCGGCGGGCCCCCACCTTCGCCAACCCGACCCAGCAGCTCGACTGGCGGCGCTTTTCCAGCGACAACCTGCTGGACCTGTACCGCTCGGAGGTCGCCGTGCTGCGCGAGGTCACGCCGGACGTGCCCGTCACCACCAATTTCCTGGGCTTCCTGCCGGGCGTGGACGCCTTCAGGTGGGCGCGCGAGGAGGACGTGGTGTCGCTCGACGCCTACCCGGACCCGGGCGGCCCGCACCCGCACCTCGACGCGGGGATGAGCTTCGACCTGATGCGGTCCCTGCGGGGGGGCCAGCGCTGGATTCTGATGGAGCAGGCCACGGGCGCGGTGAACTGGCGCGAGCGCAACGTCCTCAAGCGCCCCGGATTGACGCGGCTGCTCAACCACGAGGCGCTCGCCCGCGGCGCGGACGGCATCATGTTCTTCCAGTGGCGGGCGTCGAAGGCGGGGGCCGAGAAGTTCCACAGCGGCCTCGTGCAGCACGTGGGGCCGGAGCGGTCGCGGGTGTGGCGCGAGGTTCGGGACTTCGGCGCGGAGCTGCGGGGGCTGGCGGAACTCGGCGGAGCGCGCGTTCCCGCCCGCGTGGCCGTGATGTTCGATTGGAACAACTGGTGGGCGCTGGAACTCGACAGCAAGCCCGCCGCCCTGAAGCTCCTGCCGCTCGTGCGCAAGTGGTACGCCGCGCTGCGGCAGCTCGGGCAGAACGTCGACTTCGTGCACCCGGACGCAGACCTCGGCGGCTACGACGTGCTCGTGCTGCCCAACCAGTACCTCCTCGCGGCGGGGGCGGCGCAGAGCCTGCGGGCCTACGTGCGGGGCGGGGGCACGGTGGTCGTGGGCTTTTTCAGCGGCATCGTGGACGAGCACGAGCACGTGGGGCTCGGCGGCTACCCCGCCCTGCTGCGGGACGTGCTCGGCCTGTGGGTGGAGGAATGGGCGGTGCTCGGGCACGGCGAGACGAACGGCGTGTGCTTCGCCGGCACGGGCGAGCGCCACGACGTGGAGAACTGGTGCGAGGTGATCCACCCCCAGGGGGCCGAGGTCCTGGCGACTTTCGAGCGGGACTTCTACCGGGGCGGCCCCGCCGTGACCCGCCACGCCTTCGGGGCGGGACGGGCGTACTACGTCGGGACCGACCTCCCCGGGGAAGGCGTGCGGGACGTGCTGCGCCGGGCCCTGACCGCGGCGGGCGTGCCCACCACCCTCGTGCCGAGCACCCTCAGCGTGAGCGTGTCCGCCGTGGAGGGAGGCCACCTGCTCCACCTCCTGAACGTGCACCCCACCCAGGCCACGGTCCTGGGCGTCCCGGCGGGGGCGGTGGACGCTCTTTCCGGGGAGGATGTGGGCGGCGCCGTCACGCTGGAGCCCTACGGGGTGCGGCTGCTGCGCTACGCGGGCGAGGTGGACCTGCCCGCCGTGGAGGTCGTAGAGGTCTCGGCCACCCCACCGGGGCCCGGTGACCCCCTTCGGTGA
- a CDS encoding diaminopropionate ammonia-lyase, translating into MTPRASPAPDRSLILHHARPAHFPAADTSEVLAFHRKLPGYAPTPLVPAPRTAAALGVRSVWVKDESHRLGLPAYKILGASWATSRALRERFELSETWQTLEDLASQLRPHLPLTLVAATDGNHGRAVARVGRWLGLGAHILVPADMVDARREAIASEGARVTVVDGTYDEAVEAAARRADERHLVISDTAWAGYERVPAWVVEGYGTVFGEIDGQLAARGEGPPDLVAAQMGVGALAAAVVRHYRAPGRGTRVVGVEPLAAACVLRSVEAGHPVDVPGPHDSIMAGLNCGRPSPVAWPLISGGISAFVAVPDARAEDAMRLLARDGIVSGESGAAGLAGLLAVLTGPDTIAHREALRVDEGSRVLVLSTEGATDPRGYARIVGSRGPG; encoded by the coding sequence ATGACCCCACGAGCTTCCCCGGCCCCCGACAGGTCCCTCATCCTCCACCACGCGCGCCCCGCCCACTTCCCGGCGGCGGACACGTCCGAGGTGCTCGCCTTCCACCGCAAGCTGCCCGGTTACGCCCCCACGCCGCTCGTCCCGGCACCCCGGACCGCCGCGGCCCTCGGCGTGCGCTCGGTGTGGGTCAAGGACGAATCACACCGCCTGGGCCTGCCCGCCTACAAGATTCTGGGCGCCTCCTGGGCGACCTCCCGGGCCCTGCGGGAGCGGTTTGAACTGTCCGAGACCTGGCAGACTCTGGAGGACCTCGCCTCCCAGCTTCGGCCACACCTCCCCCTGACCCTGGTGGCCGCCACCGACGGCAACCACGGTCGGGCGGTGGCGCGGGTGGGCCGGTGGCTGGGGCTCGGCGCGCACATCCTCGTGCCTGCGGACATGGTGGACGCCCGGAGGGAGGCCATCGCGTCCGAGGGCGCGCGCGTCACCGTCGTGGACGGCACGTACGACGAGGCGGTGGAGGCGGCGGCCCGGCGGGCGGACGAGCGGCACCTCGTGATCAGCGACACGGCCTGGGCGGGGTACGAGCGGGTGCCCGCCTGGGTCGTCGAGGGGTACGGGACCGTCTTCGGGGAGATCGACGGGCAGCTCGCCGCGCGTGGGGAGGGGCCCCCCGACCTCGTGGCGGCGCAGATGGGGGTGGGGGCGCTGGCGGCTGCCGTGGTGCGGCACTACCGGGCGCCGGGCCGGGGCACCCGGGTCGTGGGCGTCGAGCCGCTGGCGGCGGCCTGCGTCCTGCGCTCGGTGGAGGCGGGGCACCCCGTGGACGTGCCGGGACCACACGACTCGATCATGGCGGGGCTGAACTGCGGTCGGCCCTCGCCGGTCGCCTGGCCGCTTATCTCCGGGGGGATCAGCGCGTTCGTCGCCGTGCCGGACGCACGGGCGGAGGACGCCATGCGCCTGCTGGCACGGGACGGCATCGTGTCCGGCGAGAGCGGGGCGGCGGGCCTGGCGGGGCTGCTCGCCGTCCTGACCGGACCGGACACCATAGCCCACCGGGAGGCCCTCAGGGTGGATGAGGGCAGCCGCGTGCTCGTCCTCTCGACCGAGGGCGCCACCGACCCCCGGGGCTACGCCCGCATCGTGGGCTCCCGCGGGCCCGGCTGA
- a CDS encoding M20/M25/M40 family metallo-hydrolase — translation MDDLTALLADLVRIDSTNPDLVAGGAGEGEIAGFIAGWAGRHGLEAHRVEPVPGRPSVVVVARGSGGGRALMLSGHIDTVGVAGMAEPFSARVGDGRLFGRGAYDMKGGVAACLWAAAGARGRGLRGDVIVTCVADEEVASLGMQAVLGAWRADAAVVTEPTGLDVCVAHKGFVWLEVTVRGRAAHGSRPDLGVDAIARAGRVLTGLGDLDARLRSGPAHPLLGTGSVHASLIRGGQEMSSYPESCVIGIERRTVPGETAEQVRAEVRGLLDEAGRRDPQFRAEHRVTLVRDPFEVLQEAGIVTLVRRQAERETGEARRVYGDTPWMDAAFIGAAGIPTVVFGPGGGGAHATEEWADLGSVRRCADVLLAVATEFCA, via the coding sequence ATGGACGATCTGACTGCACTGCTGGCCGACCTCGTTCGGATCGACTCCACCAACCCGGACCTGGTGGCGGGGGGGGCGGGCGAGGGGGAGATCGCGGGCTTCATCGCCGGGTGGGCGGGGCGGCACGGCCTGGAGGCCCACCGGGTCGAGCCGGTGCCGGGCCGCCCGAGCGTCGTGGTGGTGGCGCGCGGGAGCGGGGGCGGCAGGGCGTTGATGCTAAGCGGCCACATCGACACCGTGGGCGTGGCGGGCATGGCCGAGCCCTTCAGTGCTCGCGTGGGGGACGGCAGGCTGTTCGGGCGCGGCGCCTACGACATGAAGGGCGGGGTCGCCGCCTGCCTGTGGGCCGCTGCCGGGGCGCGGGGGCGCGGGCTGCGGGGGGACGTGATCGTGACCTGCGTGGCCGACGAGGAGGTCGCCAGCCTGGGGATGCAGGCGGTGCTGGGGGCGTGGCGCGCCGACGCCGCCGTCGTCACCGAGCCGACGGGCCTCGACGTGTGCGTCGCCCACAAGGGCTTCGTGTGGCTGGAGGTGACCGTGCGGGGCCGCGCCGCCCACGGCAGCCGACCCGACCTCGGCGTGGACGCCATCGCCAGGGCGGGCCGGGTGCTGACGGGCCTGGGGGACCTCGACGCGCGGCTGCGCTCGGGCCCCGCGCACCCGCTGCTGGGGACGGGCTCGGTCCACGCCTCGCTGATTCGCGGCGGGCAGGAGATGAGCAGCTACCCCGAGTCCTGCGTCATCGGAATCGAGCGGCGCACCGTGCCCGGCGAGACGGCGGAGCAGGTGAGAGCGGAGGTGCGGGGCCTGCTGGACGAGGCGGGGCGGCGCGATCCGCAGTTCCGCGCCGAGCACCGGGTGACGCTCGTGCGCGACCCCTTCGAGGTGCTGCAGGAGGCCGGGATCGTGACCCTGGTGCGGCGTCAGGCGGAGCGGGAGACGGGCGAGGCCCGGCGGGTGTACGGCGACACCCCCTGGATGGACGCGGCCTTTATCGGCGCGGCGGGCATCCCGACCGTCGTGTTCGGACCCGGGGGAGGCGGGGCCCACGCCACCGAGGAGTGGGCCGACCTGGGCAGCGTGCGCAGGTGCGCGGACGTGCTCCTCGCCGTCGCCACCGAGTTCTGCGCCTGA